DNA sequence from the Simiduia curdlanivorans genome:
AACTGGGTTATAAAGATGCGAGCGAGAGATGCCATCGGTTTCAAAGGCTTCTGATTCTGAATGGGCATAATCCAGCGCGACCTGCCAGCCGTCGCCACGGTACTCTAGATTTAGACCGCCAGAAAAAATTTCTGCTGTTTCTGATGAGTCGTCGTTAATCACCTGAAAATTAATCAGCGATGGCGCATCGGGATCTGTTGCAGCTGTACCGCCGGTAACAATATCGCCATCGGTAACTAGGTTATAGAGATCGCCATCGCGAAGAGTGTTTACTCGAAAGCCACTAGCAAACGTATTGGTTTCAAATTCGGAATAAAATACATCGGCCTTGGCGGTAAAATTATCTGTTGGCTCAAAGACCAAGGTGCCCATGTAGCCGTCGCGTTCGTCGACACCGCCGTTTTGCTGAAATTCAAAACCTTCAGAAAGGCGCAAGCCATATGCGGGACTATTTTTATCTTCCACCAACGAATAGGTGAGGCCAATGGATTCGGTAGCAGCGTTTGATTGCTTCATGTGCGCGTAGCCAAGACCCACCCCTAAGGTGTCATCCAGGAACTTGCCCATGTACGACAGGGTTAAGCGGTTGCCAAGCTCGTCGGCGTTAGCAACATCGCCGGCGCGATCATTGTAAGAGCCCCGCACACTCACAAAAGTTTTGTGCGCTTCTTGATTTTCAAGTGGGTTAGCCGTGCGCATATCCACGGTACCAGCCACACCGCCTTCAATCAGCGAAGCCTTCGGGGATTTATACACGGCCACATTAGACAGCAATTCCGACGGGTATTGGCTGAAATCAATTTCGCGCGTACCGCGAGTATCGGTAGTGACCTGCTCTCTGCCATTCATGGTAGAGAACACAAAACCTGCGCCCATGCCGCGCAATTGAATACGCCCGGCTTGGCCGCCGGTGCGATCGAAAGTAACACCGGGTAAACGCGCCAATGAATCGGCGATAGACATATCCGGCAAACCGCCCATGTCGGCCGCTGAAATAGCCTCCACAATGGTGTCGGCATCGCGCTTAATGTCTAGCGCGTTTTGAATAGAGCGGCGAATGCCGACGACTTCGATTTCTTCTAGAGAATCAGCGGCCTCAATTTCTTGCGCAACAACTAACGGCGCTAAAGCACCTCCCAATGACAGAGCTATAACTGCGGCCAGTGGTTTCAATATAAATTTTTGCATAGCGTTTTCCTCGCTTGGTCGGGGCGGCAGCGCCGCCCCTTATGATCAGGGCAGCTCTACCACGGTAACCCGTGGCTCGGCGAAGTTAGTGTCCAAGGTAATGCGATAGGTCACACTGGTCTTTTCCACCACCAGCTGACTGTTACCGCCTCCGCGCTGCATCTGAGATTTTTCAAACGATTTAAGCAAGCAGCTACAGGAGAATTCAGTCTCCCATCCCGCTGTCGCGAGCTTAAATTCATAACCGCCTTGAGCAAGTGTGATATCAACCTGATGAATGCCACCGCCTAGATGGGTCATCGGATTACCAATACCCCAACTGTTCATAGACCCCTTGATGTATAGATCTGTCTGGAAGCCGCCGGACACCACTAGATCAAGTACTGGCTGTTCAGTGTCAGCGGCATACAAGTTGAAGCGATAGTCACCACCTAGATCTTCACCAATGCTGACGGTCAAATTTTGACTATCACCATTTTGTAGACCCAGCTGACTGTTCGCTATAAGTGTCAGGCCAGCGCTTGCACCACCTAAATCTGGCGCACCCCAAGAGGTATCCGCAATTTTAAAGCCCTGATCCCCTTGAGCTAGCGTCAGCACCAGACTGTAAAGGTTGTCGCCTAAATAGGTCATCGCGTCGACATCAGCCCACCCGTTCATGCCACCTTTTAAATACAGGGTATTTGCGTAGCTAGGCAAATCCCGCGAGATAGTAAGGACTGGCGCACCTGGGGTTGTTACGTTGACACTGAATCTGTAGCGACCACTCACCCCGGGCGTGAAGCTAAGATTGCCCTCACCAGGATTAAGTGTCTTAGGTTTATCCAGCTCAACAAGTGGATTACTGTTGCCAAAATCAACCGTATTCCAATCGGCTGACGCAATCTTGAAGCCATAATTCGTAGCGGCCGTCAGGTCGGCAAAAGCAGTAAATACGCCATCGCTGGTGAAGAAGAAGGGCGAATTAGTACTCCAGCCCGTCATATCACCACGCAAATAAACACCCACATCGAAGGGGTTATCAATAGCGCCGGTAGCGGGCACCGTAGCACCTGCCGACAAACCTGAACCTTGCGCACCGGCTTGGGTTTTCACAAACACAGCCGTGGTATAGGCCGGAACGGTGAAGGTACCGTAGGTCACATTTTCACCACCTTCGTCGCGCACGGCTTCGCTGAAGCTTGCATCGCGCACAAGCGCGTCGGCACTCGCCGCCTGCACTGGGTGCAAACTAAAGCCACTCGCGGTGCGAACGTCGATGGAAGTCTCAGCGCCATTGCCATTGAACACCACCATGATTGCATCGAAAGCGGGGTCCAAATCAGTAAGGCCCGTGCCATCATCCAAGCTCATAGCAATAACACCATCAACCTGGTCAGTACCCGTGTTGTGAAAGCCGAGGCGGTCACTTACCGATGCCAAATCCGGCAGGCTGAACAGGGCCGATGTCTGAGCAATACGTAGAAACTCATTAAAGACATCACTACTTAGCTGAATGTCAGCGGCTACTGGCAAGGTGTTGGCGTTATTAAACTGCGTACGAATCCAGTCTTCGCTACTGTTACCGCGATCCAGTGGCATTCCCACTGCCCAGTTATTGGTGTTCTGGGTGAAGTCTACATAGTTATACCAGTCACCGGCATCGTAGGTGTTGCGGTCCATTGATTTAGAGCGCAACAAGTCTGAGCCCATGTGGAAGAAGGGCACACCTTGGCTCAGCATGTTCAAGGACAAGGTTAGGTTTTGAATGCGCGCGCGATTGGCTGCGCTGACGGTCGAAACCAAATTATCGGCATCATCGTAACCATCCAACGCATCTTGCTTTTGGATCATGTCCCACAAGGTTTCGTTGTCGTGCTTGGATACGTAGTTAATGCTTTCCTGAGGATCGGCGGTGTAACCACCCACCGTGTCGCCGGTGACCTTGGCACTCGCGGAGTTGTAGAACTCGAAACCGGCGAGATTACCCGCCAAGCCGATGCGGATCTTGTCCACATTTTCGCCTTTAACCAGCTTCAGCTCGCGCATTGGATCGCGCATGACATCATTGAAAGTACCAACGCCGGTGCCGGTCATGTTGCGCTGCACTGAGCGCTCGAAGATGGCATCGTTTTCGGAGCTACCACCCATGTTCCAACCTTCGCCGTAAAAATAGCTGTCGGGGGCAAACTCGTGTACCGCGTCGCGCGCGGCCAACACCACAGACTTAGGAATAAAGGTCATTAAATCAAAACGAAAATCGTTGTAGCCGTAATGTTTAGCCCAATGCACCACGCTGTCTTTTACGAATTTGCCAAACATGGCATTTTCCGGCGCGGTATCGTTACAACAAGACACAGTTTCAATAGCTCCGCTTGTAGGATTGCGACGGTAGTAGTAACCGGGCACCAATTTATCGAAGGTAGAAGAGGCATAAACCAAACCAGCACCGGCGGTGTGGTTGTACACCACATCCATTACTGTGCGCA
Encoded proteins:
- a CDS encoding alpha-1,6-glucosidase domain-containing protein; the encoded protein is MSQSRRLLGLSTLAVVLLALAGCKTDVSGDQSDLLTCSNNQIPNEAGTMCVDRPLECESGKIPDEAGEMCVDVPFAGPDPVYFPSADEAVIYLNRQHIDQIYSDWVLHLWNTDCTGGWAPQVTSDATAPTSWPDGPSINGSGVDPIYGAYWVLNIQANSSCGHWIVHNRAGDNQTNNSKLELDGTGKFARMAFVIAKDDMRSADVSQGIPICIGDNGVCEAPEPPARALKNAAAHWIDASTLVWNSGGSVDKLFAASNGGMDQDAEGNITGSELSANLVATTLTPEQAERVPHLANWPAYAVDGLSEAQIISATKGQIWVTGTDGNGSLVGTEVQTARLLDALYTEGEADADEAELGVVYAGGDITVSVWAPTAHSVRLKVFNDGSPKRLLDTVDMTVDAATGIWSYTDSEERLDRRFYRFAASIYDRENDVIANIESTDPYSVGAAERSYYSQFVNLNDDDTQPEGWGSVTPPTLATPESAVIYEGHVRDFSILDQSTSEANRGKYLAFTESGSVPMQHLAELKQSGLTHFHALPTADIATIDEREEARIEVTDTVAKLCAIAPSAPVCGVESNSATLISLLQGYEPTSNDAKNLVEAMREFDGFNWGYDPLLFNVPEGSYASDADGIARIKELRAMNQALNAMGLRTVMDVVYNHTAGAGLVYASSTFDKLVPGYYYRRNPTSGAIETVSCCNDTAPENAMFGKFVKDSVVHWAKHYGYNDFRFDLMTFIPKSVVLAARDAVHEFAPDSYFYGEGWNMGGSSENDAIFERSVQRNMTGTGVGTFNDVMRDPMRELKLVKGENVDKIRIGLAGNLAGFEFYNSASAKVTGDTVGGYTADPQESINYVSKHDNETLWDMIQKQDALDGYDDADNLVSTVSAANRARIQNLTLSLNMLSQGVPFFHMGSDLLRSKSMDRNTYDAGDWYNYVDFTQNTNNWAVGMPLDRGNSSEDWIRTQFNNANTLPVAADIQLSSDVFNEFLRIAQTSALFSLPDLASVSDRLGFHNTGTDQVDGVIAMSLDDGTGLTDLDPAFDAIMVVFNGNGAETSIDVRTASGFSLHPVQAASADALVRDASFSEAVRDEGGENVTYGTFTVPAYTTAVFVKTQAGAQGSGLSAGATVPATGAIDNPFDVGVYLRGDMTGWSTNSPFFFTSDGVFTAFADLTAATNYGFKIASADWNTVDFGNSNPLVELDKPKTLNPGEGNLSFTPGVSGRYRFSVNVTTPGAPVLTISRDLPSYANTLYLKGGMNGWADVDAMTYLGDNLYSLVLTLAQGDQGFKIADTSWGAPDLGGASAGLTLIANSQLGLQNGDSQNLTVSIGEDLGGDYRFNLYAADTEQPVLDLVVSGGFQTDLYIKGSMNSWGIGNPMTHLGGGIHQVDITLAQGGYEFKLATAGWETEFSCSCLLKSFEKSQMQRGGGNSQLVVEKTSVTYRITLDTNFAEPRVTVVELP